The genomic window ACGGTGATCCCGAATTTACCGCTTTGCGCCGCAAGGTTGACATTCCGTACATGCCTTGTCTGTTAAATCCATGCTTTGCGCCGTCTATAAAGGAATCTTTGCGTTCGAATGCAGGTTCTTTGTCCGAGATGCTTTCACTCAACAGCCTTGCTTGCCCCCGACAAGGCCGCTAACTGAATGTTCCCTCTCCCAAAGCACACCGGGACCGGATCAAGTCCTCATCAaggtcgtcgcggccggcttGAACCCTAAGGACTGGAAGGTAAACAAAGCGCATAGCGCATACATAGTCTGACTTGGACGTTCGACACTTGTATATGACTTTTTGGCCCGTTTGATGACCGAGATCCCGCCTCGTGTAGCACACCGAGGACCGCAcggaggacgaggccttcaacgtgggcgacgacatcgccggcttcgtcgaggcagtcggcgaggaggccttTGAGTACCCGGCGACCGCGTGGCCGCGTTCCACCGCATCGGcgagccgggcggcggcttcgccgagtacgccgtcgcgccgagctcgaccaCGTTTCGCCTGCCGCCCAACGTCTCGTtcgagcagggcgcgggcatccccctggcggccatgacggcggccattGCGCTGTACCAGGCCCTCCGGCTGCCCCTGCCGACGAgcgtgccggcgcggcgagggggggacggggacggggagggggaggaagaaggcacCGCGGGTGGTGTGCTCATATACgggggctcgacggcggtgggcgcgtacgcgctgcagctcgccaagCTCAGCAACCTGAGTCCCATCGTCGCAGTGGCGGGCAAGGGCATCGAGTACGTCCGCTCGCTGGATGCCGCGACGCACATCATTGGctaccgcgacggcgacgtggcgCAACGGGTCATCGAGACGGTCAAGGCGCACGCCCcgggacagcagcagcagcagcagccgccgttCCGCCATGCACTCGACGCGGTGTCCGACTTTGGGAGCCACAAGGTCATCAGCGACATTCTCGTCGGCTTGTGCGatagcagcggcagcggtggtggtaaCGAAGGCGAGGGCCATGTCGGGCaaaggaagaagaacaagatGATGCTAATCAACATGCTCGACCTGAGCGCGGAGATGGACGACTCGTGGCAGTGGCCGGACGGGGTCGCCTGGTCCCTGACGTTCGTCGCCAGCGCGTACGGGCGCAAGCACCCGTGGATGAgcgaggagcgggcgcgcgcggacAGGGACTTTGCGTGCTGGTTCTACCGCTacgtcgagcgcctgctcgccgacgggAGGCTGAGGCCGCATCCCGTCGAGGTGCTGCCGGGCGGGCTGGATGGGGTGCTGCAGGGCGTCAAGGACTTGAGGGACAATAAGGTGTCGGCGAAGAAGCTGGTTGCGAGGTAcgttttcttcttctttttttgcGGCTGTGTGGCTGGTCCCCCTTGGTGAGAGGAGAGATGATGGTTTTGGTGGTGACTGACTTTTTGTCCAGGATCGCCGATAGTTACTCCGGGGCTTTGACCGCTGGTGATTGCGTGTCGTGCATGGGAAGAGCCTACCTGTATAATATAAACGCATCGACGTCGAAAGGGGGGAAAAAGGGCGAGAATGTGAAGCAGATGGCCCTGCTACAGCCAGTCACGATCCATCCCGATGTCCCACTTCGTGCGATAGAATCATCATCGTATTCTCATTCCCCATGCTTGAATTACTCAAAGTAAAGACGCCCCCAAGCCAAGGGCTCCCAAGAGCAACCCTACGGGCTAATTcataaaaaaaaaaacttgCGTGATGCTGTCTATATGCTGATGGTGATGATCCCCCTGCGCCACTGTTGTTCCCGCGGGCGGCTCAGCGCCAACAAGCTCTTGAAGCTTGTGCTCTCAAAGCTTGCTCTTGGCGCCGGCCGAATCTTCGGAcacgaccgcgacgacgacgcatatgtcgtcgaccttgccgccgcgccactgCTCGTGCGGATAGTACTTTTGCACCTCCTTGGCGAAGGGGCCGTCTATCTTGGTGTTGACGCTGGCGCTCTTGGCCGCCCCGACGAgctccgtcgccagcagGCTCTGGAGCGTCACGGTCCGCTccggcgtggtggtggtggtggtggtggtggtggtggcctcgCCGGGAGAGCCgcggtcgccgccggcccgcgcccgcgcccgcgttAGGGCGTCTATCGAGTCGGCGCAgcggacgccgccggcctcggtcATCTGCCAGGCGCCGCTCGAGACCATGACGCGGCTGGCGATGCGGAGGATGTCCTGGTTGAAGAGGTTGTCTAGGACGCCGTCGGTGGCGAAGATGAGGACGTCCCCGTGCCGCAGGTAGTGCTGCgtcacgtcggcgtcgcggggcaGGTCGCTGAGCTGCGTCCCGCCAAAGGCGGccatgcgggcggcgagccgcggGGGGATGAGGGAGAGCTGAAAGGGCGTGTTGAAGGCGTGCGTCTGCGGCTCCGAGTAGGCGTTGACGCCGTTGAGCCGCAGGTGGAGGAACCCCGAGTCGCCGAGGTTGGCCACGTCCAGGGTCCCGTCcggcgcggcgatggcgacgcacgccgtgctgccgcccgcgtgtAGGCTCTTGTCGTTGCACACGGCGTCGTAGCCCCCTTGCATCAACCGGCGCGCCGTCAGGGGCGGgctctcggcgccgtcgtgttcgtaggccaccgccgccatgtaGTCGCAGAAGCCGTGGGAGAAGTCGGCCGGGTCGACACCCGAGTCCGTCCAccccccgacgccgtcggcgacgccaaacGCCACGGCGCCCGAGTCGTTGACGCGCGAGACGAAGAATGCGTCGTGGCCCGAGTCGGGGCGGGAggagcggcgacgctgccgcggGGGCTGGATGCGGTTGTAGGGGTTGAAGTGGAACACGTGTGTGGACGGGTCGTACGGGCGGTCCTTGGCGatgaaggaggcggcgatgtTGTAGGAGAATCGGGGGTTTGTCgcgaacgacgacgacgaggttgaggacggccgtgacggcgtcCACGGGGCGCCCGCGTTGCAGGCGGAGGCCACGGGCGGTGCCATTTTCGCGCGG from Purpureocillium takamizusanense chromosome 14, complete sequence includes these protein-coding regions:
- a CDS encoding uncharacterized protein (COG:C~EggNog:ENOG503P20Q), which codes for MTAAIALYQALRLPLPTSVPARRGGDGDGEGEEEGTAGGVLIYGGSTAVGAYALQLAKLSNLSPIVAVAGKGIEYVRSLDAATHIIGYRDGDVAQRVIETVKAHAPGQQQQQQPPFRHALDAVSDFGSHKVISDILVGLCDSSGSGGGNEGEGHVGQRKKNKMMLINMLDLSAEMDDSWQWPDGVAWSLTFVASAYGRKHPWMSEERARADRDFACWFYRYVERLLADGRLRPHPVEVLPGGLDGVLQGVKDLRDNKVSAKKLDRR
- the PTC7 gene encoding Protein-serine/threonine phosphatase (BUSCO:EOG09263I4U~EggNog:ENOG503NX30~COG:T), which gives rise to MAASSARAAASTTWRASSTTRGSGPSSRTFSRGAVRLMPTSTVPLLRRAKMAPPVASACNAGAPWTPSRPSSTSSSSFATNPRFSYNIAASFIAKDRPYDPSTHVFHFNPYNRIQPPRQRRRSSRPDSGHDAFFVSRVNDSGAVAFGVADGVGGWTDSGVDPADFSHGFCDYMAAVAYEHDGAESPPLTARRLMQGGYDAVCNDKSLHAGGSTACVAIAAPDGTLDVANLGDSGFLHLRLNGVNAYSEPQTHAFNTPFQLSLIPPRLAARMAAFGGTQLSDLPRDADVTQHYLRHGDVLIFATDGVLDNLFNQDILRIASRVMVSSGAWQMTEAGGVRCADSIDALTRARARAGGDRGSPGEATTTTTTTTTTPERTVTLQSLLATELVGAAKSASVNTKIDGPFAKEVQKYYPHEQWRGGKVDDICVVVAVVSEDSAGAKSKL